A genomic stretch from Tenrec ecaudatus isolate mTenEca1 chromosome X, mTenEca1.hap1, whole genome shotgun sequence includes:
- the LOC142433293 gene encoding ferritin, mitochondrial-like: MEVVPTPPLDPAYWKECENAINQEINQEFAASYTFLGMASHFNSIDVGLTNFAAYFLRMSICALEYVQNLMKVQIERGGQIHLDTLTPVEQDWSSAVHALEYCSLLKEDSLVDLMCLYVSAREQGDTMLHDFLENYLLHHLIKDILVLRDHLVKLHSLQGEPVCLAEYDLEDLDDNDQQ; the protein is encoded by the coding sequence ATGGAGGTCGTCCCTACACCTCCGCTTGACCCGGCCTATTGGAAAGAGTGCGAGAATGCGATCAACCAGGAAATCAACCAGGAGTTTGCCGCCTCGTACACCTTCCTCGGTATGGCTTCACATTTCAACAGCATAGACGTTGGACTAACGAACTTCGCAGCCTATTTTCTGCGCATGTCCATCTGCGCCCTCGAGTATGTACAGAATCTGATGAAGGTGCAGATCGAGCGCGGGGGCCAAATCCACCTGGACACCTTGACGCCAGTGGAGCAGGACTGGAGCAGTGCGGTCCATGCCCTGGAGTACTGCAGTCTACTCAAAGAAGACAGCTTAGTGGACCTCATGTGTCTGTACGTTTCGGCCCGAGAGCAGGGCGACACAATGCTGCATGACTTCCTCGAAAACTACCTTCTGCACCACCTCATAAAGGATATCTTGGTGCTCCGCGATCACCTGGTCAAACTGCACAGTTTACAAGGCGAGCCAGTTTGCCTGGCTGAGTACGACCTTGAGGACTTGGATGACAACGACCAGCAGTAA